In Oleiharenicola lentus, the following are encoded in one genomic region:
- a CDS encoding tetratricopeptide repeat protein, giving the protein MSHAQYQRLLQDALVHHRAGRLDQAEALYRRVRAALPNHFDAVHLSGIVALQRGRAAEAVELLSKAHRLGPKNAPCALRLGFALTAAGRAADAEQPFRTAVALDPASAEAWDGLAHCLKLSDRLSAAIECHQKALTLQSSFPKGLYNFGLTLSLAGRQSEALSCHERAIAIDPTYAKAYYGRAQVLQQMHRIPEAIAAYDKFLELEPGNLEARSYRLYALNHLDDLPREQLFAEHVAYGKAVGRHPTPVFANDPSPSRRLRLAILSPDLRAHSCAWFLEPLLRHLDPTQFELYLYHDHFRVDAVSEKLRGFASVWRNFVGQSDAAVEKAIRSDAPDILVDLAGHTGMTSRLPLFARHLAPVQVNYLGYPNTTGLSAMHYRFTDAIVDPVGPADALATEKLVRFAPTAWAYQPPPVTPEVNVRNTNIPTGAPDDGSQPNVRNTNIGPVTFGSFNNVAKVTDATLALWARVLAAVPGSRLLLKGRGFGDEAVRQRYFERFAAAGLPVQRIEFLERTAKTDDHLALYGRVDISLDTFPYHGTTTTCEALWMGVPVVTLMGDRHVARVSGSLLTAIGRGEWVAQTPEDYLRIATELAADPLKLAAIRAGLREEVRNSPLGDHAGQSARFAAALRECWMAWCASQNSTRAVA; this is encoded by the coding sequence ATGTCACACGCCCAATACCAACGCCTGTTGCAGGATGCCCTTGTGCATCACCGTGCCGGGCGGCTGGACCAGGCCGAGGCACTTTACCGGCGGGTGCGCGCGGCTTTGCCCAACCACTTCGATGCCGTGCATCTATCCGGCATCGTGGCCCTCCAGCGCGGTCGTGCCGCCGAGGCCGTGGAACTGCTCTCCAAGGCTCACCGCCTCGGGCCGAAAAACGCCCCCTGCGCACTGCGCCTCGGCTTTGCGCTTACCGCGGCCGGCCGGGCCGCGGACGCCGAGCAGCCGTTTCGCACCGCGGTGGCGCTCGATCCCGCTTCTGCCGAAGCCTGGGACGGTCTCGCGCACTGCCTGAAGCTGTCGGACCGTTTGTCCGCCGCCATTGAGTGCCACCAGAAGGCGCTCACTCTGCAGTCCTCCTTTCCCAAGGGGCTCTACAATTTCGGACTCACGCTCAGCCTTGCCGGCCGCCAGTCCGAGGCGCTGTCCTGCCACGAGCGTGCCATCGCCATCGATCCGACTTACGCCAAGGCTTACTATGGCCGGGCCCAGGTGCTGCAACAGATGCACCGCATCCCCGAGGCCATCGCCGCCTACGACAAGTTTCTGGAGCTCGAGCCAGGCAATCTGGAAGCGCGTAGCTACCGGCTTTACGCGCTCAATCACCTCGACGATCTGCCTCGCGAGCAGCTGTTTGCCGAGCATGTGGCCTACGGCAAGGCTGTCGGCCGGCACCCGACGCCGGTCTTTGCCAATGATCCGTCTCCGTCTCGCCGTCTCCGTCTCGCCATTCTCTCGCCTGATTTGCGCGCCCACTCGTGCGCCTGGTTCCTCGAGCCCCTGCTCCGTCATCTCGATCCCACACAGTTCGAACTCTACCTCTACCACGATCATTTCCGCGTCGATGCGGTCTCGGAGAAACTCAGGGGATTCGCATCGGTCTGGCGCAATTTTGTCGGCCAGTCTGATGCAGCCGTCGAGAAGGCCATCCGCTCCGACGCCCCCGACATTCTCGTGGACCTCGCCGGGCACACGGGCATGACCTCGCGCCTGCCGCTCTTCGCCCGCCACCTCGCCCCGGTACAGGTGAACTACCTCGGCTACCCCAACACCACCGGATTGTCGGCCATGCACTACCGCTTCACCGACGCCATTGTGGATCCCGTCGGCCCCGCCGATGCGCTCGCCACCGAGAAGCTCGTCCGCTTCGCCCCGACCGCTTGGGCCTACCAGCCCCCGCCCGTCACCCCCGAGGTGAATGTTCGTAATACGAACATTCCCACCGGTGCCCCCGACGACGGCTCCCAGCCCAATGTTCGTAATACGAACATTGGCCCGGTCACCTTCGGCAGCTTCAACAACGTGGCCAAGGTCACGGATGCGACGCTCGCGTTGTGGGCGCGGGTGCTGGCGGCGGTGCCAGGTTCGCGGCTGTTGCTGAAGGGGAGGGGATTCGGCGATGAGGCCGTGCGTCAGCGCTACTTTGAGCGGTTCGCCGCGGCGGGCCTGCCGGTGCAGCGGATTGAGTTTCTCGAGCGCACGGCCAAAACCGACGACCATCTCGCGCTTTACGGTCGCGTGGATATCTCGCTCGACACTTTCCCTTACCACGGGACCACGACCACCTGCGAAGCGCTCTGGATGGGCGTACCCGTGGTTACCCTCATGGGTGATCGCCATGTGGCGCGCGTCAGCGGTAGCCTGCTGACGGCCATCGGCCGTGGCGAATGGGTGGCACAAACGCCCGAAGACTACTTGCGTATAGCTACGGAACTTGCTGCTGATCCCTTGAAGCTCGCGGCCATCCGCGCCGGCCTGCGCGAAGAGGTCCGCAACTCGCCGCTCGGTGATCACGCCGGTCAGTCGGCACGGTTTGCGGCGGCCCTCCGTGAGTGCTGGATGGCGTGGTGTGCGTCACAGAACTCCACCCGCGCGGTGGCCTGA